GATTGTCAAATTTCAGCGTGCCCCCCCCTAATCTCAGTCCTCAGACCGTCTGCGTGGTAGAGAGGAGCCTACTCACCAGCGAGTGCTCTCAAGACAATGCCTAGCGGCACGGTGTCACTGGATATAAACGCAGTTGCCGTGACCAGCGAGACAGGCACACGGAAACCCACACGGGATGCCTGTAGCGAAACGAAGAGGAGTGGCAGAGGCGAGACCGGCAGAGCACACTGGCGCACGGTCAaagggaggagagacgcagcggcgatTTTCTGTTCCTTGATCAGCGTTTCAAAATTACCAGTCCTCCTTGCTCATATGTGTGGCGTCCGCCTCAGGCACACATCTTGCCTGAGgcggcttcgtcgcctcaGATGAATCGGTCCGGAGAAAGTAACCCTCTCTGTCATAGTTGTACTCTAAGTGCACAggctgcgtgtctcttctttGCGGCGTCAAAGAGCTGATTTCTCACCAGACAACGGAGATGCCGCTCCGAGCCTTCCATGCAATATCTAACAACTGCATGTCAATGGATATTCATCGTTGCTGTGAGCCCGCGATATGGACATGCGGAAACGCATATGGTTTAccgctcctcttcgtctcaaGAGTTGCCAGACATTGATTACTCTCTGCTTAGTAGGCCTGAAGAGTATTGCGCCTCTCCCGAACTGGTGGGCTACCATCCTGTGAACGAGGTTTTGAGTCAAAACAACAGTGTATGCGActtctctccgctgtctgTAGCCGTCGTCTCGATCCTTCTGTATATGCCTATCCACCGCGGCTCACCGGCTCGGTGCGTGGCTAGATCTCCTTTTCTGGTCCTCGCTGTCTATGTCCAGTGTCTATatcccttttctttggatcgctttcgcgccttccgcgcttcGCCCCTTCCTCAAATCTCTCGCTTTCTTGTCTCTCTAGCCCCCcgcatgcgctgccgccgccgtaGCTGTGCTGCAGGAAAAAAACTGCGTTCCTGCAGGGAACGAGACCGCGATAATGTGGAACGCTGCGCGTACTCTATGGAATAGCGGATATCGGATCGGAACGGAAAAAGTCGGGATCCATCGACGAGCACCGCCCCGGGCTTCGCTGTCTGTGCatcctcgtcctcgcgcgcatgTAACGATTTCGGTCGCCACGTATCTGAAAAAGAAACGGAGTCTGATACACAGAAAACCGCTTGAGAAAAGAGCAACGCATGAGCGAACTGACTTAACCAGTGAATCCTCTGGACGCTGAAACAGACCGGCGATCTCGTGGGAGGCGGGAGGGGGACATGGCAGAGGGAGCCAATGAGGATAAGCCGCCAGTGCAAGATGTAGCACGCATGTGAGAAAATACCCTACAGGTGTCTCTGCGGATGTTTCTCTCTTGTTCTTCTTGTTTCTGTCCCTCGAACTCGTTGCGTTTCTCTTTCTGTCGGTAGCCAGGAGTGACTCCGAAAGGAGCGGGATCTGCTTGTCGgttttttcgcttctttgACGCACATCGACTTTGAGTCTGCGCATgcccgcgtgtctctcgaCTTTACAAGACGTGGGGAGATTTTCCTGTCCCTCCTGTGTTTTGCTGCATTTTCTTGTGGCTTCTTCCGTCTTCTGTGTGTCTCCTTTTCGTCTCTTGTCTACCTCTGCTGTACTCTGCCCTCTTGCTTGCCGATTTCTCCCCTTCGCTAGGTCTCTGTTAACCTCGTCCCTGCTGTCCCCCCccgctgcgcttctcgcAGGGCGCGATCGACTTCTCCTGAGCCGCCGTTTCCCCTTCCCGttgtttttcttcgctcCCACCGGAGTATCCGGTCATTTCGCCGTCGTTTCGATTTTCCGCATTTCCGGCGtgtctgccttcgcctctgagCATCCGGCACAGCGCCACGATGGCGCTTCAGGCAGGGAACTTGCCCACCGGCTCAAGACACAAGTCGAGCCGAGCAGTTTACGAGCCACGAGTTCTCCGCTCTGCATCGTCTACCTcagcttcgccttcctcgtctcagAGATCGTATGCGCGCAAGCCCGAGCCGCTCCAGTCGTTGTTGTCTTCCGCCGACCAAGTTTTCCATCTCCCTGCCGCAGATGGGTTGAgtctgggcgcggcgcctgcggagacgcgcgcggcggattCGCAGAGGTCGTCGACTCCTGGagcctcgtcggcgtcggcgggtCCCGCCTCTTCAGCTGCGTCCTCCTTTTCTGACTGTTTATCcgagctctctctctcttcgagTCATGcggctttttcttctccacATGCTACCATGACGCGAGAGGGAAGAGGCCCGGCGCTCCTGGCTCTAGGCGGGCACAGTGCacggctctcgcgccgcagcagcgacaacGAAACAGTGCCGGATTCCTCCTTCTTCATGTTTCCTTCTCCCTTctcagccgcaggcgaggcatcCGCCGCAGGCAAGCACCTTCCAAAGTCTCTTCCTTCgtttccgccgctgccttcctcctctccctcggaTTCGCCGTCTACGTGTGCGTTTTCGAGCTCCCCGTCTGCAGGTCGCTCGTGGGCGGGAGGGGATCGAGAAGcgaagggcgaaggcgagagggaaACAGGGGCAGGAGCTTCCttgtcgccgtcttcttcgccgtcgctgccctcTACTCGAACCCATTCTCCCGACAAGCAGGGGCCGGCGGCGTCATGCGCGTCGCGTGTGCTTTCGATTGtgccagcgccgcgtctgttttcgtcctctgcctgctcggcttcgtctcctcctctctcgcctccaaccgcgtctccggccgcgccctccctgcgtgcgtcgcccgtcgcggcgccgctgccggctgcggcgccgtcctTCTCACCGCTCTTCGGggtggcgcccgcgccttcctcgtcgtcgctctcgtcttccttctcgtcttcttcattcgcgtccgcctccgcgcccgccgtctgtctgccgcgctcgcgtacgtgctcgtcgctgccctcttcgctctcgcaggcgcatCCCCtgtggcgcccgccgcgcgccgtcgacaGCCCCGTGGCGTCGACCTCCGCGCCGATCTCGCCGGCtgtctcgcggcgcgtctccccgcAGTCTCCGGCGTTCGCGGCCTtcccgcctgcgtcgcccggcctcgtcgccgcggaaaAGTCCAGCGACTATTACCCGCTGTCGCCGGGGAATGCGGCCTCAGAcgttctctcgcctccgccggatctcctcctctcgccagtctgctcgccgctgccgccgctcctcccgaaggagagcgagaagtcGCTCTTGCCGCCAGCCTCaagtgcggcgccggcggctgctgccgccgcggcggcgcctggaacctggcgcgggcgcgagggagactGCAAGCCCCTCACTGGCGACGTGCCGCAAATCTTCGTGCATGGCAGGAAGCttgagaaggcgccgcccgcctcgcacgcgccgtccttcttctttccgccgccgccgtcgccgtttGGAGGCAACGCGTCGGTTCTCCGCCTGGGGGCGTGGCTAGCCGAGCGGCCTGGACTGGAGGACGACAAGTTCACTCCGCTGCTTGAAAGCTTTCTGCTCCACTTCGacttcctcgcggccgcaAAGACCTCCAAGAAGCTGCAGGatcagcaggcgcagcgctaCCTTCTCCTTGacaaggaggaagaggaaacgGACGTCTCGTTCTTCCGCCCCCTCGCGAAgcccggcggagacgcggagaagggTCCTGACGCGGCAGCCAAAGACCAGCTCGAGGAGTTCGAAACCACACTCTTGGATATCCtgggcctccgcggcggcaacgGCGTCCACGCCTCCGTAGACATCCTCGTtgggcagctgcgcgaaAAGTAGGCGACAATCCACAATCCAGCTGGCAGAGGAAAGGATGTCGACTTGGACAAAATTGACAAAACAACGGGAAAAACTCGCGAGATACAGGGCAGGTGGACGCGCCAAGACGACGGCTTTGGAAGCGACTGCGCAGccaaaaagagagaagagagaaaaaagctggaacttctccttcctcttcatGCGCGCTGCGTGAGATCCCGTCTCACCAGACATCTCTTGTGACTGTAAAAATCGCCCCGGACGTTGTCGCGGGTTCTTGTTCTTCTAtctccacgccgcgcctgcaggttGTCTGTTTCCGTGTAGTTGCATGTATGCGCGTCCATATTCATGCGCGACGCGTCAGTCCGTAAGCATTCAAGAGCTCCGTCCTGTTGCCTCTGCACACTCTTACCAGGTTCCGGTCTTCCAGATGCGGAtgctgccgcgtcgcttctctGAGTCTCCATTCCCCCTTTCCAGCCTTCTGCGCTTTCACGTGAAGCAGATCTCTTTACATACACATGCTCCGTTCCGCTGCAGGCCTCATCGGCACAAGCCAacaggcgaggacggcggcggcgaaaacggcggctccgcggccgggGGAATAAAAATTGGAGAAAAATTCTTCTTCCCCGACAAAGTCGCCCTCaagtcgcggctgcggcagatCCTGCAGGCCTACGGTGAGAGCAGGCGACCTCCGCGTGCAGCAGGAGAGGGGGGCAGGGAACGggaagcgaggcggctgGGGAAGATGAATCGACGCGCGTGTTCCACTGTGAAGCCGTGAAGCGAAGGTGGTGCGAGGCTTCCACACTGAacgaaagagaggagaggaggagggcacGCGGCTGCCAGACTCTcccctctctgctgctgttCTCTTGCCGCGGAGTCCCTttgcgtctgcgccctctCGGTCTTCGGTGCACAGGAGCTGCCTGACTCTAAAAGTTTTTTGGTTCCATGTCCTCGATAAttatgcgcatgcagctcttCACCCGTGTTCCAACTTTCTGGATAGAAATGGCTCGCTGTATCACCGTGTCCGCATCTCTTGTGCGGAGGTCTGTGGCATGTCGATGCTGCTCCTGATCTCTTTGGCTCCCCAAGCCGCAGCGGCCCCCGCGCTGCGTTTCTGTGTTGATTCTTCcagacgagaaggaggagctgcgcggagacgacTTCGAGCTGGTGAAGGGCGTCTTGGAGTTCCATCCGAAAGCGAAGCGAAAGATGCAGAGTAGGCAGGAAAGACGTAATCGAGAAAGATGATTGCACATGTTAGGGGGCAGgagagagcgcgaagagtcctcctcgcggcgtggTCTGCAGGAAAGCGAAAGGGAAAGTGTCAAAGGAACGGATGCATAGATTCTCAGGCCCGCGTGTCAGCTTTTTGCTGCCTGTGCCGAGAGTGGCGCGGCGACTAGAGGAAATGaagcagggagaggagacgcgcttCGAGAACTGGAAAGGCACCGCTGTCAAGTTTGACTGTCTCTTTCGTATGTTTTTAGAGCTATTGTAGGCGCGCACAAGCGCGGCTGCATCTGCGGCCGTGCctgcgcttctcctcgcgtgtATGCTTTTCTCGTTCTCATCTGCGTGTGTTTCCGTCCGTTGTTGTCGCGTCGCGGATCCgcttcgttttctcgctttcgtccgtcgccgtctcgttGCATCTGTGCACTGTGTCCTCCAGTGTACGCGCCGATGAGCATGTGCGgctcccccctcctcccccgaAGAGCACGCGGCGAGAGCGTAGCACCGTCGCCTCTCAGACGAAGGAATGCGCGAGAGATGAGTTTCCGTGCGTGTCTGTTTCCCTGCGTCAGACATGTCCGGTCTGTTCGTCTCGACACACCCGACCCCGAAGTTCCGCCAGACGCGCTGCTTCTTTATTCGGCGCCTCATCCACCCGCcggcttctgcctctgctgcccccgcgccggcgctcccgAGTGAGGGCGCTCCCGCGGGTCAGGTGAACCCAGGGACAGCAGAAGCCGCGACCACAGAGCCTCGTGAGGGTCCCCCGtcggagaaaagagaagaaaccgAAGAAGTCGGCAACGGGGACAGAGACAAAtcggagggcgaggacgcgcaagaggcgacaaaggcagaagagaaggcggaggacgcaagGACgaaagacgcgaaggcggaagaaaaaaagcaggaggcgaagatggaagaagagaagggggagggggcgaaggcggaagggcaagaaggcgaaccgaaggaagcgaagacagacgagggagaaggccAGAAGGAATCGGAGGTGAAAGAAGGGAAAGGGAACCAGACAGAGCTGGAGAAGCCGGACGAGCCGACAGAACAAGTTCAGGAGGAGTGCGAGGACTTCAGCTACGTGCGGTGTGTCGATAATATGCTGGAAGATGACTCTCGGGCTGATAGGCTCATCTGTCATACTCTCAAGCAGGTGAGCACAAAGGCAGAAGTCCAGCGGAGAGTGACTGACAGACTTAATTTACATCCGTCCGTGCCTAAGAAATCGCCGAAAGTACCTAAATCGACAGTTGTATAACACCTGCAACCGTTGCAGATGCGGATACAAAGGCTTCTCTGTACTCCTACGcgcacacatatatgtatccatatatatgcatatatatatatatatatatatatatatatggatgcgCGGTTGTATGCACGACATTGCGCTTCTGCCCCGCGATTCGATTCCTCTTTGTTGTGTGCTCGCGCGTATCCCGATAAAGCAGTCGCTTTCAACCGGCGTAGTTCCTGCGGTCTCGGGGGCCTCGCCATCTCCAAGCCTTCTACTCAAAGCGGGAGTACATAACTCGTGTGTGAACGCGTACGCATGTCCACCTATTCATCGTGCACGTTTAGGTGCGTATTCATCAAGGGGTGTAGCCGTTGTTTTCTGCGTTGGCGTTTTTCAGCTCGCCGAAGCTTTTCCAGGATGCGTGGCGCATTTGcacgaggcgctgcgtcgtagttttcctccgcttcgaTTCTCCGTCGACGTGCTTGTCGCGTACGCGAAAAACCTTCTTTGGATCTCTCAGCACGTGCCGCAGGTGGGCGACGCTCTGCGCAGCCTGCCGCTGTGttgcagaaaaagagacagaaaacaaCTTTTTGCGCGAACCAGAAAGGGCCCTGAGGCGAAGCGACACCGCTTCCCAGAAGCAATGTATGCCGTTATAGTCTCAAGAGACAGAGGATTCTCTTACACTTGTCACGCAGATGTAAGTATGAGCGTTCTGCTGTGAATGCTCATGTGTGATTCTTCACGCTTTgtatgtatagatatatatgtttgaTGCACACGCCTAAATAattatagatatatagacaGGAGGATGTTTCTTGTGCAGCTGAGAGAGTGTATAGCTCATTTGTGTGCACGATTTGTGTTTTTTGAAAAAGCGTCTTGCGTCTCGGTGTTCGGTCCCTCGGTTTTCCTTGTCAGATTCGTGCGCTGCTGTGGAAGCTGCTGGTCAGCAAGATGACAAGCATCGACGTCGAAATCAAACTGGCGGATCCCAACTCGATTGATCTCGAGCAAATGCAAGTTTGGAAGGTAAGCTGCGCATGTCCTCACTtggcagacgccgcccccTCCAGCCTTATCGTTTTTTGCATGTATGCGTATATCAGCgcacatatttatatatgtatgtatctatttAAAAGGTGATTCTGCATGAATCAGATTCGCAggctggcgcggccgccgatgttcccctcccccccccccccgtatGCGCATTTATGTATACTCGTTCATGGTGTATGTGTAGCCTCTGAATATGTGTAGATTGTTATGTATTTTATTGGGTGACTGTATGCCTATCGTTCATTGCACTTCACAGCCGGCGTGCGGGCTCTGCGCCTTTTCTCGCCAAATGGACGCGCTTCGTCGATATGCGTTCCTGTAGACGCACGTGGCGATAGGCGAATCACATGTGTGTCACTTAGAGGAtgccgctttcttcttctcgctgtaTGCCGCGTCTTGTCGCGTcttgtttctttttcttcgtttgTTCAGCGCGAACAACTCGCCCTGCTAGCCCGGCAGCTCGAGAAGGGGGCAGTTGCCCCGAGCGTGGTGCAGAGTATCTTGGGAGAGCCGCAGTGGTTTTCGCTCATGTACGAGAAAGTGCGGAGCGAGGAGGACATCGACATCATGGCGGCGAAGCTCGACGGGTTAATGCGCGTGTCCTTCACCTTTCTCCAGTGCTTCATTCCGCAGCTGTCTGGGAAGCCCGCCGCACCAGGCGCCTAccgcgaggacgaagacgacgacgaggacgatgaGAGCCGCCGatcgccttcctcggcgccgtGCACAGGCGACTACTCGCCCTGCGTCGACGACGAGCCCAAGGACGAGCCGAAGGaggggcagcgaggcagcggcggcggcctaccggccgcagaggccgccagaCTGCGGGTGGAAAACGAGAAtgcgctctcgcctctcccgcccGACGTCTTCACGCCTCTCTTGTCCGCGGCTCCCTCGCCACTCATTCGAGCGTCCCTGCATCCCATTAGGACAGGGGGTCCGTCCGACGCGCCCGTCGGCCTGTCCCCGGCCCTCCTGCCCGCGCGAGCTCCGGAGACTGGCCgcggggcgcgcgccgggctccgcggccgcggtcgtGGAGCCCAaaacgaggagacgaggctgCGGGGGAGGACCGAGGGAGGGagcaaggcgaagaagccctTGACCGAAGCAGACGTGTTTGTTTACGAGTTGATGGATGTGTTTGTCGAGGTCGTCTTGCCGGTTCACAAGTGCAAATACGTTCAGTTCCTCATTTTCTACCTCGCGAATCTCCGCGTCGAGTGGGCAGGCCGCCTCATGTCGCTTCTCTTCCGCATGGTTTTCGACCGGCAACAACACGTGCTGCTGGTAAGAAAGAGCCGGAGCCCGCGGTGGATACAGCGGTCCAGGGCGCACAAGAGACAAGCAAGGAAACATGCAGCAGAAGAACTTGATGGGCGTCTTTGTTATTTCGTGTCACTCTCCAGAATCGAGTTTCATTCTGTGTATTCAGTTTGCAAACAAGCCTCGCTGTTGGCGTGCCTCGCTTGCGTGTAGGTCAGCTCGCGTGGGCTCTAGAGTTTAGGGTCTCTCCATGTTTCCTGAGTGGTGCATAAGTAGATATGTGCATCAGCTGAGTGCATGTGGATGGCGTAGCCTAATGCTGGGAAGCTGCACGAGTAGGTTCTGTCGATTTACCACCCGCCTTTGTTTCACCTCTCCTGCGTCGGGTATACTGAATCGGTGCATGCCCACGCTGTATTTCTGCTTATTCGTTGACCCATACGCACctgtttctgtctctgttCGTTTCCTCGCAGAGACGAATTTCAGCGGTATACATTTCGTCCTTTCTCTGTCGCGCCCTGCTGGTGCCCTCCCGTTTCGTTCGTCTGGCACTCCACCACTTCTTCCAGCTGCTTCATCGCGGTTTCCTCATGACGGGGAGCCGGAGTGCTCCTAGACAACAGCAGAGGCTTCTCGATCTCTTGAGAGCGCAGCACCAAACTGTCTGTAAGTCTGCCCTTCAGACGGCCACCTGCATCTCGACACGCTGGCGGCTGGCTGGCCTCTTTTCAGGTTTCCCTCGTCTCCTCAATTGAGAGTATATAAACCGATATCTACAGAAGACAGCCTACGAGCGACgtgcgagagagcgagcgcgcccCGTGGGATCGCTTGCAGCTCAGAACGGCTCGCGTTGATGCATTTGATGCATATGCATACGAAATCGCACATCCATATGCTATGTTTTAATACGTAATGATGTTTACCTTAGCCACTTCGGCCTGTATTTTCAGTTTTGATTCGTTCTTCCATTCTCTTAGATCTACGAAAGACCGAAATCCGTCACGGCAGGGGTGTCCGAATGCACGTTATTCCTTCTTAGCTCGAAACCTGTATCTGAGGTGGCTTCCCCATCGTCCGAAGAGGTCCCGAGCGAGGTGGCGTGTCGCATTTGCTGTGGAGGATCTCTGGCTTTGCTTCCCTTCAACGAAAAACCGATATTATTTCTCTTTGTTGCTGCGCCGGCAGTCGCGACCCTCTCGCTGTCGAGGATTGCGCGTCTCGTGATCGGCGGTTTCTTTAAGGCACGAGACAGCGTTTTTCGGTAGAATCTCTCGCCTCCTAGAAGCGCCAAAGAGGGGGAGGATTCAAAGAGATGCGTTGTATTTGCTGCCCGCAGATAACCCTGAGTCGCCGTTGGCGTTGTTCTACACGATTTGTCAGAGTTGTTGCTACATTCTGTGTTACCACCTGGACGCGCTCGCGaactcttcgccttcgctttcgtTTCTGAAAGAGAGAAACACCTCGttggaggcgctgcttgtgtctccgctgcggcctctgaTGCACATCAAGCGCGGGATCGCGCGCGAGTTCGTCGCGGCGTGCCGGCGCGTGGGCATGCTGGACTCGAGCCCTGAGTTCGAGAACGCGCTGAAGCAGGTGCAGCTCCGCGACCCTCCAATCTCGAGTGCGTCGTGTGCGCTGGGCGCTGGAGACAAGGGCGAAGCGatcgaggaggagaaggcagcgcgaggcgacgatgTCTCGCGCTACGGCGAAGCGACGTCGAACGACCTGCTGAGCGACGTGCTGTGGCTGTTTGATCCGCTGGACGCCTTCTTCCCGTTCGACCGGTATCTGCTCCGGCACTCTGAGAGATTCATTTCAAACAAATACCGAGACTGGAGCGcagtcgtcgccttcgtgatgcagcgcgaagaggagaagaagaagctcggggcggcgggcgacggcaagCGAAAGAGTGAACaagccgaggaagaagagaacgaagatcgggaggcgccgcgcgcgctcgctcaGGAAGTCAcccagagaggagaagggcttcgcgaggaaggcgagggcggcagggACTGCAGGAAGCctgacgacggcgcgaggcgagtggacgccgcggcggagggcaaGAAAGGAGAC
The Besnoitia besnoiti strain Bb-Ger1 chromosome VIII, whole genome shotgun sequence genome window above contains:
- a CDS encoding hypothetical protein (encoded by transcript BESB_081760), encoding MALQAGNLPTGSRHKSSRAVYEPRVLRSASSTSASPSSSQRSYARKPEPLQSLLSSADQVFHLPAADGLSLGAAPAETRAADSQRSSTPGASSASAGPASSAASSFSDCLSELSLSSSHAAFSSPHATMTREGRGPALLALGGHSARLSRRSSDNETVPDSSFFMFPSPFSAAGEASAAGKHLPKSLPSFPPLPSSSPSDSPSTCAFSSSPSAGRSWAGGDREAKGEGERETGAGASLSPSSSPSLPSTRTHSPDKQGPAASCASRVLSIVPAPRLFSSSACSASSPPLSPPTASPAAPSLRASPVAAPLPAAAPSFSPLFGVAPAPSSSSLSSSFSSSSFASASAPAVCLPRSRTCSSLPSSLSQAHPLWRPPRAVDSPVASTSAPISPAVSRRVSPQSPAFAAFPPASPGLVAAEKSSDYYPLSPGNAASDVLSPPPDLLLSPVCSPLPPLLPKESEKSLLPPASSAAPAAAAAAAAPGTWRGREGDCKPLTGDVPQIFVHGRKLEKAPPASHAPSFFFPPPPSPFGGNASVLRLGAWLAERPGLEDDKFTPLLESFLLHFDFLAAAKTSKKLQDQQAQRYLLLDKEEEETDVSFFRPLAKPGGDAEKGPDAAAKDQLEEFETTLLDILGLRGGNGVHASVDILVGQLREKPHRHKPTGEDGGGENGGSAAGGIKIGEKFFFPDKVALKSRLRQILQAYDEKEELRGDDFELVKGVLEFHPKAKRKMQNMSGLFVSTHPTPKFRQTRCFFIRRLIHPPASASAAPAPALPSEGAPAGQVNPGTAEAATTEPREGPPSEKREETEEVGNGDRDKSEGEDAQEATKAEEKAEDARTKDAKAEEKKQEAKMEEEKGEGAKAEGQEGEPKEAKTDEGEGQKESEVKEGKGNQTELEKPDEPTEQVQEECEDFSYVRCVDNMLEDDSRADRLICHTLKQLAEAFPGCVAHLHEALRRSFPPLRFSVDVLVAYAKNLLWISQHVPQIRALLWKLLVSKMTSIDVEIKLADPNSIDLEQMQVWKREQLALLARQLEKGAVAPSVVQSILGEPQWFSLMYEKVRSEEDIDIMAAKLDGLMRVSFTFLQCFIPQLSGKPAAPGAYREDEDDDEDDESRRSPSSAPCTGDYSPCVDDEPKDEPKEGQRGSGGGLPAAEAARLRVENENALSPLPPDVFTPLLSAAPSPLIRASLHPIRTGGPSDAPVGLSPALLPARAPETGRGARAGLRGRGRGAQNEETRLRGRTEGGSKAKKPLTEADVFVYELMDVFVEVVLPVHKCKYVQFLIFYLANLRVEWAGRLMSLLFRMVFDRQQHVLLRRISAVYISSFLCRALLVPSRFVRLALHHFFQLLHRGFLMTGSRSAPRQQQRLLDLLRAQHQTVYNPESPLALFYTICQSCCYILCYHLDALANSSPSLSFLKERNTSLEALLVSPLRPLMHIKRGIAREFVAACRRVGMLDSSPEFENALKQVQLRDPPISSASCALGAGDKGEAIEEEKAARGDDVSRYGEATSNDLLSDVLWLFDPLDAFFPFDRYLLRHSERFISNKYRDWSAVVAFVMQREEEKKKLGAAGDGKRKSEQAEEEENEDREAPRALAQEVTQRGEGLREEGEGGRDCRKPDDGARRVDAAAEGKKGDGKREEGLDDDDDDILDTTGALSLTLEDESGSEAEKAEAREHEQAKDQHEEEGSGRASRERRLSVGSAGEERKNDAALPRGETEASHAPIVTQQPQHNLKPREHLTNSEMDALQQLVQDSLGFASASRELEASVRQRLGGLAGATAKKDERRAANLQDKRSLRPEEEAEGGDADGRRPSACSGAGEPLRELAGLERQLREMSGLGLDEGSSEAAAEEPEEGEEEEGDDERSVGSESEEGDWGGGDTGEWASLSSLFSEDGHELEDDEATEGDEEEGAVEADARGGGGGGAAGLLAPSAPLFAADHFAPKRRAKQDGPSSTGCRGGKAKHELSFLAPGVAASIANQLELEIDALGDDALSQSNLRFLRNKSGLSRASMLDIFLSSHAYRPAPASPAPTPAASPFLGPSCAAIPVRDFPREAKRRRGGGKGLEAPSSPPTLSVSGAPTEPPPADFVLAPSQVFLSPPGATPATRGDAEKAEGAAWEQRPSRGAQPGTLDDARESPQPPAVAPHAGGIAGHRRVRNISPMLLPSAPRSLEVLKEVEGEDEDDLEGDNERQQRQDSPGSERRAGAEREEEPEKGGELRARERRKAAAEVSRRTRRSEADDEPLASWMGRRTWGGACSRRVLKEWASRTRLLRPRRFV